One genomic window of Vibrio parahaemolyticus includes the following:
- the yfcE gene encoding phosphodiesterase, which produces MKLFFASDLHGSLPATEETIKLFLASGAKHLVLLGDTLNHGPRNPIPEGYNPPQVAELLNQYSQQIISVRGNCDSEVDQMLLNFPMMMDYAWVLLESGKRIFLTHGHLYNSDKRPPLREGDIIAHGHTHVPVAEMKEGVVIFNPGSMTFPRNGLPRSFGLLDGNTLSVQTPEGEVLAQTTI; this is translated from the coding sequence GTGAAACTATTTTTTGCCTCAGACCTGCATGGCTCTTTGCCAGCAACCGAAGAAACCATCAAGTTATTCCTAGCATCAGGTGCAAAGCATTTGGTGCTGTTGGGTGACACGTTGAACCACGGACCACGCAACCCGATTCCGGAAGGGTATAACCCGCCCCAAGTGGCGGAGCTTCTCAACCAATACAGTCAGCAAATCATTTCCGTACGCGGTAACTGTGACAGCGAAGTAGATCAAATGCTGCTGAACTTCCCAATGATGATGGATTACGCATGGGTATTGCTAGAGTCTGGTAAGCGAATCTTTCTGACGCATGGCCATTTGTACAACAGCGATAAAAGACCACCTTTGCGAGAGGGTGACATCATCGCTCATGGTCATACGCATGTTCCCGTAGCCGAAATGAAAGAGGGGGTGGTGATCTTTAACCCCGGTTCAATGACCTTCCCGCGTAACGGTTTACCAAGAAGCTTTGGATTACTGGATGGGAATACGCTCAGTGTTCAAACGCCAGAAGGTGAAGTGCTGGCGCAGACGACGATTTAA